The following proteins come from a genomic window of Trifolium pratense cultivar HEN17-A07 linkage group LG4, ARS_RC_1.1, whole genome shotgun sequence:
- the LOC123921120 gene encoding probable LRR receptor-like serine/threonine-protein kinase At3g47570, with the protein MRSFMTFLLYFCFQILVYCMPFATVALALSTETDKLALLALKEKLINGAPDSLPSWNESQHFCEWQGVTCGRRHMRVVALHLENQILSGTLGPSVGNLTFLRILRLKNVNLYGEIPSQIGRLKRLQVLNLNDNNLHGEIPMELTNCTAIKVIFLHSNQLSGRIPTWFESMMQLTQLNLGANNLFGTIPSSLGNVSSLENLSLAQNHLKGSIPYSLDRLSNLKILNLDSNNLLGEIPNSLYNLSNIQVLDIGGNNLFDSLPSNMHLAFPNLNEFIIGGNQISGTFPSSLSNLTELQMLDISYNTFVGSIPHTLGQLNKLEWFNIGGNNFGSGGAHDLDFLSSLTNSTQLSKIYIFDNGFGGVLPNIIGNFSTHLSLLHMEYNQIHGVIPERIGQLIGLTDLEIGNNFLEGTIPDSIRKLKDIGSLGFEDNKLSGYIPIVIGNLTMLSQLDLSGNKLEGSIPISLRNCTQMQELSFSSNKLSGHIPDQTFGYLDGLIYLGLSNNSFTGPIPSEFGNLKHISQLYLSLNKLSGEIPNDLASCIDLTQLVLGGNFFHGTIPLFLGSSLRSLEILDLSNNNFSSIIPFELENLTFLNKLDLSFNNLYGEVPIGGVFSNVTRISLTGNKNLCGGIPQLKLPKCFRAPSKKHKKSLKKKLILISVIGGILFSFIAFITVHFLTRKTKRLPSSPSLQNGNLRVTYGELHEATNGFSSSNLVGAGSFGSVYKGSLLHFERPIVVKVLNLQTRGAAKSFMAECKALANMKHRNLVKVLTCCSSVDYNGEDFKAIVFEFMPNGSLEKLLYDSEESGNHYLSFKQRVDIALDVAHALDYLHNDTEQAVVHCDIKPSNVLLDDDFIAHLGDFGLARLIHGGIGHSTNDQISSSTIIKGTIGYVPPEYGAGGQVSLQGDIYSYGILLLEMLTGKRPINNMFNENLSLHKFCKMKIPEGILEIVDSHLLLPFVEDQTGIVENKIKKCLVMFAGIGVACSEEFPTHRMLIKDVIVKLNEIKSKFPC; encoded by the exons ATGAGGTCTTTTATGACGTTTCTTCTCTACTTTTGTTTCCAAATATTGGTGTATTGCATGCCATTTGCAACAGTTGCTCTTGCTTTGAGTACAGAGACTGATAAGCTTGCTTTGCTTGCATTGAAAGAAAAGCTTATAAATGGTGCACCAGATTCTCTTCCATCATGGAATGAGTCTCAACATTTCTGTGAATGGCAGGGTGTTACATGTGGTCGTCGTCATATGAGAGTCGTTGCCTTGCATTTGGAAAATCAAATATTGAGTGGTACTCTTGGACCATCCGTGGGAAATCTAACATTTCTGAGAATACTACGACTTAAAAATGTCAATTTGTATGGTGAAATTCCAAGTCAAATTGGTCGTTTAAAGCGATtgcaagttcttaacttaaacGATAACAATCTTCATGGCGAAATTCCTATGGAGCTCACAAATTGCACAGCTATCAAGGTAATTTTCTTGCACAGCAACCAACTCTCTGGAAGAATTCCGACATGGTTTGAGTCAATGATGCAACTTACTCAGTTGAATCTCGGTGCCAATAATCTCTTTGGAACTATTCCATCTTCCCTGGGAAATGTTTCATCACTCGAAAATTTATCACTTGCACAAAATCACTTGAAAGGAAGCATACCTTATTCTTTGGATAGGTTGTCAAATTTGAAAATACTGAATTTAGATTCAAATAATTTGTTAGGTGAAATCCCTAATTCTCTTTACAACCTATCAAATATTCAAGTTTTGGATATTGGGGGAAACAATCTTTTCGATAGTCTTCCATCAAATATGCATCTTGCTTTTCCCAATCTTAATGAATTCATTATTGGAGGCAACCAAATAAGCGGAACTTTTCCGTCTTCATTATCCAACCTCACTGAACTCCAAATGTTGGATATATCATACAATACTTTTGTTGGGTCAATACCTCATACTTTGGGTCAATTAAATAAACTTGAATGGTTTAATATCGGAGGTAATAATTTTGGTAGTGGAGGAGCTCATGATTTGGATTTTCTTTCATCGCTAACCAACTCTACTCAATTGtcaaagatatatatttttgacaatGGATTTGGTGGTGTGTTGCCGAACATTATAGGAAACTTTTCCACCCATCTCAGTTTGCTTCATATGGAATATAATCAAATACATGGAGTGATACCAGAAAGAATTGGACAACTAATTGGTTTAACTGACTTAGAAATTGGAAACAATTTCCTAGAGGGAACAATTCCAGATTCAATAAGAAAGCTTAAGGATATAGGATCATTGGGCTTTGAAGATAACAAATTATCTGGTTACATCCCTATAGTCATTGGTAATCTTACTATGTTATCCCAACTAGATCTATCTGGAAACAAATTGGAAGGAAGCATTCCAATTTCATTAAGAAATTGCACCCAAATGCAGGAGTTAAGTTTCTCTAGTAACAAATTGAGTGGTCATATTCCGGATCAAACATTTGGCTATCTAGATGGTTTAATTTATCTTGGCTTGTCCAACAACTCCTTCACCGGCCCTATTCCTTCAGAGTTTGGTAACTTGAAACATATTTCGCAATTGTATCTAAGCTTAAATAAATTGTCTGGTGAAATTCCTAACGATTTAGCTTCTTGCATAGATTTGACACAACTTGTGTTGGGTGGAAACTTCTTCCATGGAACTATACCTTTGTTCTTGGGCTCCTCTTTAAGATCACTTGAAATCCTAGACCTTTCTAACAATAATTTCTCAAGCATAATCCCATTTGAACTAGAAAATCTAACATTTTTGAATAAGTTGGACTTATCATTTAACAATCTCTATGGTGAGGTTCCCATAGGAGGTGTCTTTAGCAATGTCACAAGAATTTCACTAACTGGAAATAAGAATCTTTGTGGAGGGATACCTCAATTGAAGCTTCCTAAATGTTTTAGGGCGCCTTCCAAGAAACacaaaaaatctctcaaaaagAAACTTATCCTCATTAGTGTAATTGGTGGGATTTTGTTCTCTTTCATAGCTTTTATAACTGTCCATTTCCTTACGAGAAAAACCAAAAGGTTACCTTCTTCACCATCTTTGCAAAACGGGAACTTGAGGGTTACTTATGGTGAATTACATGAAGCAACCAATGGTTTTTCTTCATCTAACTTGGTAGGAGCAGGAAGCTTTGGATCTGTTTACAAAGGATCACTTCTCCACTTTGAAAGACCTATCGTTGTAAAGGTGTTGAATCTTCAAACACGTGGAGCAGCAAAGAGTTTCATGGCAGAATGCAAAGCTCTAGCAAATATGAAGCACCGGAATCTTGTCAAGGTCCTAACTTGTTGTTCAAGTGTTGATTATAATGGTGAAGACTTTAAAGCTATAGTTTTCGAGTTCATGCCTAATGGGAGTCTAGAAAAGTTATTGTATGATAGTGAAGAGTCTGGCAATCATTATCTCAGCTTCAAACAAAGGGTAGACATTGCTCTTGATGTAGCTCATGCACTTGATTATCTACACAATGATACAGAGCAAGCCGTAGTTCACTGTGATATTAAGCCAAGCAATGTTCTTCTTGATGATGACTTTATAGCCCACTTGGGAGACTTTGGCTTAGCAAGGCTCATTCATGGAGGGATAGGACATTCAACTAATGATCAAATTAGTTCCTCCACAATAATTAAGGGAACTATAGGATATGTTCCTCCTG AGTATGGAGCAGGTGGTCAAGTATCACTCCAGGGAGATATCTACAGCTACGGGATTCTTCTTTTAGAAATGCTCACCGGAAAGAGGCCGATAAATAACATGTTTAATGAGAATCTAAGCCTACACAAATTTTGCAAGATGAAAATTCCAGAAGGAATCCTTGAGATAGTAGATTCACATTTGCTTTTACCATTTGTTGAAGATCAAACAGGAATTGttgaaaacaaaatcaaaaagtGTTTGGTGATGTTTGCTGGAATTGGAGTTGCATGTTCAGAAGAGTTTCCTACTCATCGAATGCTGATAAAAGATGTTATAGTTAAGCTAAATGAGATCAAATCAAAGTTTCCATGTTAG